Sequence from the Crassostrea angulata isolate pt1a10 chromosome 9, ASM2561291v2, whole genome shotgun sequence genome:
cataagaagtataaatcaactgtattttataagaatgcgcaaaaacatgcgcaatgcaaactaaagtcggcctccttaagaCTGAAAACCATTCGTTTTACgctggtttttttaaaatctctaaaaatctGACTAAAAGCATTacgaaattaattattaaaacgAACCGTCGAAAACCGAGTttgatcattttcttttttttgtagaaaataattGGTTTCTCTTTTTTATGTTCCAGGCATTTTTTGTGATCGTTGCAataagaataaataattttctcaCCGTCAGATGGCAAGCAGTTAATAGATACGTCCTCGCTATGCCAACAGTAGTGTGATCCCCGACCCTTGTGTTTGCACTCCGTAATACTTGTCTCAGATCCAGAACAGTTTACATTATACAACCAGATGGGACCTGACCCTTCTCCGTATGCAGCATTTCTATAAGCCTCAGATGTTttccttaaaatttaaaatccatGACCATGATTTGTTCATGATAATTTGTGTGCAAAGATatagtttaatatttaaaaaaaagttatttgatCTTAAGTTTTTTTGTGTAATTGAGACATTTATCGCCTCATGTTATTAAAATGGCTTTTTCTATTACGCAAAGCAATCATTTGAAAAGTTCATggattttgaaacataaattacatttgtaGACAAGGCtgggaaatttaaaaaaaaaatgtaaatctaatcattgaattaaattttttaaaagacgtTGCCATAGTCATTGCAAATTGTCGACTACAAACACGcaataaaaaatttgtttgtagTACATCTCTCTAAAAAACAAGGATTTTAAGACAATATATTGGTTATCATTTTACCAAGGTAAACCTAGAGATCGACACACCACGACAGAAAGATTGTTATTCAAATAATCGTCACAGACCGTCCCCCATCTTCCAAATTTGGACACCTCTAATCGACCTTCATATTGAGTCGGTCCTCCAACAAGTCGAACAAGACCTTCTagatatacaaaaatataataataaatggcctgactgcttttttttttgtcatagtacagttttgtttgttaaatacacattaaaagtaaattgttgtaaactttattgttataaataatttttttttacattattgtgCACGCATAGAAATGCTTCGTATCGTTTTTCAAAATTACTGAGCTTTTTAAATACACAATAACGGTAACTTGCCGTAAACCCCATTGTTATAAATAAAACCAATTTTGTTCACACAGATCTAGAATTGCTTTGTATTGTCTTTCAAAATTAATGAGCTTTTTAATCTGATTTTTTAGAAATTGATAATATGGTAGTCTAATCAAGACCAATTATTCATGAACATCGGAGGCTTTTTTGAAGTTCtagtttttattaaattattaaaacaaaacgtCGAAAACCgagttttattatttctatttttatggAAATTTATTGGTTTCTCTTTTTTATGTTCCAGGCATTTTTTGTGATCGTTGCAataagaataaataattttctcaCCGTCAGGTGGCAAGCAGTTAATAGATACGTCCTCGCTATGGTCACAGTAGTGTGATCTCCAACCCGTGTGTTTGCACTCCTTAATACTTGTCTCAGATCCAGAACAGATCACATTATTCAACCAGATGGGACCTGACCCTTCTCCGTATGCAGCATTTCCATAAGCCACAGATGTTttccttaaaatttaaaatccatGACCATTATAatcatttgtttataataatttgtGTGCAAAGATatagtttaatatttaaaaaaagttatttgatCTTAAGATTTTTTGTGTAATTGGGGCATTTATCGCCTCATGTTATTAGAATGGCTTTTTCTATTACGCAAAGCAATCATTTGAAAAGTTCATggattttgaaacataaattacatttgtaGACAAGGCtgggaaatttaaaaaaaaaaatgtaaatctaatcattgaattaaattttttaaaagacgtTGCCATAGTCATTGCAAATTGTCGACTACAAACACGCAATAACAAATTTGTTTGTAGTACATCTCCCTAAAAAACAAGGATTTTAAGACAATATATTGGTTATCATTTTACCAAGGTAAACCTAGAGATCGACACACCACGACAGAAAGATTGTTATTCAAATAATCGTCACAGACCGTCCCCCATCTTCCAAATTTGGACACCTCTAATCGACCTTCATATTGAGTCGGTCCTCCAACAAGTCGAACAAGACCTTCtagatatacaaaaaatataataatgaatggCTTGACTGTTGTTTTATTATAGTACAATTGTGTTTGTTAAATACACATTAAAGGCAAATTGTTGTGAACTTTAttgttacaaaaaaaacaattttacattattttggtTTCACAGAATTGCTTCGTATTGTCTTTCAAAATTATTGAGCTTTTTAATCCGATTTTATAGTAATTTATAATATGGTAGTCTAATCAATTAATTAGCCATGAAAATCTGAGGCTTTTTTAAATtccagtttttattttttttttattttgttagacatATTAACAAGTCGGCATTTCGATATGACATGACAACTAAAGAACATAATTTGTTCTCCCTTTAAAAACTATTGATTTGTTAATCTAAGCCTAAAAATCGACAAATCACCACAGGAAGTTAACTATTTAAAAGACTTTGACAGACTGTCCCTCATCTTCTAAATTTTGCTATAGAAGGTGAACAAAGAGTGCATTTCCCCGCCGGACTGAATGAAAATCAGAATTTTACGTCTACTCATGGGTAATGCTTTTTTCAACATATCAACTATTTCATGTTATAGAAAGGATACTTATCGGTAGGTCACATTTAAATAAGTGTGGACACCtattattaaaacaacaatGTTTCAACATCAGGCTGCAACGTTTAAATCAGAGTTGAACTATGGTTGCATATGAAAGtggagcaaaataaaaaatttaactttgttTCAACGTCATATCAGCGTTGATTCAGCGTAGAAATCATGTTGAAATCTAGTTGAAAATATGTGACAAGAAAATCTAGTTACATTTAATTGTTACAACTTgcttataaatatatttgttcatTAGTTCGTGCTTTCCCTACTTCAGAATTAAATGTATTGAAGCGAAGTTATGATCAAAATCGAAAATATCCCTTCGGTATCCTGTGGTAGAATTGTGCTGACTAACTTCCGGTTTAATGTACTCATCCCATTCGATCCTCAGCTGGTCACGTGATACCCGAAGGGTATATAAGCCGAGAAAAATCAGTAGGATCGGGGATTCTGTGTTTGACGGCCGAGACATCAACACATCGAAGCCAGGGAAGTAATTAAGGTCGGTAACCTGTCAATGGTCTTACGTGCCTGTAATAGGCTTTCGAGACTATAGGAGTATATTTGgattaataaatatacagatTGGCTTGTTAGTACGCTACAGTCCCGGAACAGCGCGTGCGCTCCTGTCTCCGAGCAGCGCATACGCAATAGTAATTTGAAGTGCGTGCGCCACAGAGAGCCAGGGgatattatatgtacatatttcaaattaaaatctgTGATTGAGGAAATAGATTATTTAATTCACTCTTTGACTTGCTCAGGCAGAGCAGCCGAATCCCATATCGAACTCAGAAACGTTACAGTATACAGTATCTATAATAATCGTCTTATGTTGTCTTTATATTAATGTTGATATCCtctaatattttatgataatggAATTGTAAATACACTGTCATTAAGATGTCAGATTTtgaaaagatttcaaaaaataaatgaaaaataaaccaGTTTAATCtttatataatcattttttaaaccattttgttttccgtcattttaatttttttctttcaattctgtaaataaggAATATCTTCTGACCGTTGGGTGGCAAACAGTTGATTGATACGTCCTTTCCATGATCACAATCACTGACTCCCCAACCTCTGTGTCTACATTCCGTTAAGTTTGCCTCGGATCCACTACAGTTAACAGTATCCATCCAGATAGGACCTGACCCTACTCCAAATATAGCACCTCCGTAAGCCTTAGATGTATTCCTAGCcatattaaaataacaaaaaatacaatttgactttataactttttatttcatttgggTAAAAATCAGAGTTAAGAATTTGAATAGGGATAAATATTATGCTTTGTGGATAATTGGGTATGTAAGATGAGTTTTAGATATTCCTATCATTTGTCTACTCATACCAAGATAGGCCTAGAGATCGACACACGACCACAGCCAAGTTATCATTCAAATCAGCATCACATACAGTTCCCCATCTTCCTTGTTTGTACACTTCTAATCGACCTTCCAATTCGTTTTCTCCTCCATAAAGTCGGACAGCGGTAACTAAAAAcgtataaatatcaaaatcgataccgctgggttttttttaaaagaaagtacAAGTCTTCTTAGATATATTGTAGGGTTGTTAATAGGCTgataatatttctttattcGTATTACCGTAATCTAGattgtttaaatcaattttgtcaatatatatatacacatgtatatatatatatatatatatatatatatatatatatatatatatatatatatatatatatatatatatatatatatatatatatatatatattatttatgattAACCGTGTTTCGTCTAAAACCAACAGACAAACGTACACAAAACAAGCATGGGTAAACAAATTTATCACGTGACTACTTATACCCAGACGAACTGCTACCTAGTTAAGTGATAGCTTTTAACCGATGACATGGTTAACTAGACTTTAAacgattttaaactttaacccGTCAAACGGAAGTAGCAAATTGgatgataatataaaatatttcatacttAGAAAATCCGTCAGACTCATGCGTTTATGAATCTAAACCTATGCCTGTAGGCATATGTGTGGATCGAGAATGATACGAATGCTATTTTCTTACATTATTCTATTACATAAACATTGTGTATGAcatcaacattaaaaataataactcgtacgtagattaaaaaaaattctcagtaATAGCTGAGTCAAGTAGGGatgtttcaatgtttatttatagCTGATGATCCATAAGGAAATCATTTGTATTCTGTTGAACTCTGCTCCGGGTATTTGAAGATGCTCTGCACTCTGAATCACATTATTTTCTTATATGTAGCTGCGGTATTTCAATCTTTCATATCTGGAACCTTTAAAtcattttcatgataaaaatgactttcattatttaaaaaaaaacccagatgtatttaatatgaaaacattaatactttgctttacatttttttatcattcataCATTAGACTTTAAATCTGTCAATTGTAAACGCTgctatatttaaatgaaaatggcTTACTGGTCACATTTGGTCGGTATGAAGGTTAAGGGGTTAACTTTATTTGGTGCTTTATGTAGGTATGAAGGTAGCTTATAACAAAATTATGACCCGCTAATGCaggtaatttttattatttgtaatgcTAGCTACCCTTATAGCCAAAATAAAGCACTgtagaaagcattttattgattatatttacatctaaattttgatataattttaaacaaaagctcgtctttaacaaatatatttcttaattgAGTTAAATAAATCTAAACAAAAATATCTCACCTCTTGTTGGCAAGCAGTTGATGGATACATCGTGATCATGGGTACACTGTTTACTACCATTGATTGATTCTAATCCAATCAGCATACAAGACGTAATTCGCGACTCACTTCCGTTACACTTAAAACCTTGCCAAACGACAGGACCAGATCCTTGACCGTACAGCGCCCCGCCATAGGCCTCAGGTGTATTCCTGATTATTTAAAGACCGAGgaatatatatatctttaggcttttaaaattaaaaaatcattgaaacaaaaaaaattgttccaaTTTAGAAACGAATCTTTTTTCTTGACAAAAGTAACATATGTGTATGAATGTATTGTGCGTTTCATCCCgtgatttcatcaatattcgctgAATACAAatggattttgttgttgattttatcCACAAAATTAAGCGTTTATTGAAAGAATAATTTTCAATGACACATTGTATTGGTACAGTGTATGAACATTATCCACGATTTTAcgtatttatttcattcatgAAAGCTGATTTCCACTTTTATTGATGAAATCACaatcaattttgtattttttatataataatgaatttatgaatgctttaaaaatatatatatctgttaATCTTACGAAGGTAACCCCAATGATCGACACGCCACAACAGCGAGTTTATCGTTTAAATGATTATCACAGATTGTTCCCCATCTTCCCCTTTCTCCCCATCCTCTCTGTGTTAATATTTCCAGTCGACCTTCATATCTGTTGGATCCCCCTACAAGCCGAAgagtttctgaaaaaaaaaattgcaaatagcTCGGCTAGATCAATTTATTGATAGTTGTCAGTTCCATGCATCTCACGtgtgttttctttataaaagatgTCTTACATTAGAGTATGTATTATTAGGGGATCAATATTCAATCAACTTTGATCAAATAGTTTCacaaatttagaaataaaaaaataattttgtatttgaaaaaatagaaatttcaTGAAAACTTTGGCCgtataacaaatacattaaaCAATAGGAAATACACATtacattaatattaaatttgttgattGAGAGATAATCTAGCTTAAGCTGTCAATTTAATCAGCACTcgacaatatatatatatatatatatatatatatatatatatatatatatatatatatatatatatatatatatatatacatgtatatatatatatatatatatatatatatatatatatatatatatatatatatatatatatatatatatatatatatatatatatatatatatacaatattgtcCGATATCGAATATCAACCTTTTCAAagcaaaaattaaattcttattaacatttcatttttttttttttttacattatttggcTATCAATTTACTTGTTTGATTTATCTTTACAAAATCGATGGTTTTTATCGTTTATGCAGTTAATTATAGAATTTTAGCTACAAATATAAGCAAATAATTGTTAtataaaacttcattttttactttaatttaactTTGATCATACTCTTATAATgccaagaaaaaataataataaaagaagaaatttaaaatgatcTAAAACTGTGTTTAAAGTTATcctgcattatatatatataattgttgtgttcataagtgttttattttttttttgttcttgtttttttttgttagtgcATGCTCCGGACCAAATATAGAAACTGCGTCAAGCTATTTTAAgtgactatattttgtggcggaaagttttcaagaagaaaatgagcaattttcataactttttttttactttaatgaGACATTAAGGGTATGTCCATTTGTATGAAAAGTTTTGGAAAGTTTGCATTagtattgtttgttttatttgcgTTATGTTTTGATTACTCATAATAGTTCAaactaaatatttgtttgatttcctcAAATAACCACTTTCAATGAAAATTCTAAGCAATAATTTCAGGAAAAGTATTTTTCCTTTTAGGACCCCGTATTACCAAAAAATGGCAAATGGCATAGAttcacaaataaattaaatgaacaTACTAGGTTCCCATTTTTATATCCTAGATGTTtttggatgattgacattactggTATTTCAAGTGTCAACCTCCTTAAGTCATTTAATatcttttacatataaaacaaaGAGCATTTTATCTCGtagaaaatcttaaatcttaaatttacatCTTGAAATGGCAAAGATGAGATATCCGTAGAGGGATACTGGCAAATCGCCTGAGAAAAACAGGAAGAAATATGACACACTGGCTTGAACCTCCGTCCTGGTTTTCAGATGACGTAAAAACAAGTTaggttagagagagagagagagagagagagagagagagagagagagagagagagagagagagagagagagagagacagagagagagagagagagagaaacgtATGAAGTTTGACAAGGATATTGCAGATCTATATATGAATTCTTTTGAAGCGCTCGAtctaaaaatctaaaatgtaataaatcctCAATGCTATTAAAATGAGAAATCACTAAGCGTTGTTGCTTTATGCTTTCGAAATAATGCTTTATCTATCCTACTGAATTTAtaggaaaattatttttggaGGGGATGGGTGGTAGAAAGGGCATGGTttcgacaattttttttataatctccTTTTTCATATTATGTTTATCTAGCTCGATCAATATGTGCCTGCACATGTTAAATCTAGTACAAGCTAAACAACTACACATTAGTATGGCACTCTAGATTTCTGTaactattttttcatttaacaaaaaaagtattatatcagaggaaaaaatataaagtgaTCTGTATTATGATTATGTATTAAACCTGCGAAGACTCATTTGAGATCCGAGATTCGGAATACGAGAGttaaaatacgagattcgatacttaaattcaatatctaaatgtatAAAAGAGACTAGACATTGATccatgcgtgcacgggttgacattgcatatgatatcggacatttaggAAAATGATACACACCGTATTTTTGacagctttaagcctacaataatgctattaaaatcaatacattctGCCTAGTTACAATAATGTAAGTGTTTCTCAGGACAGGCCTTCACTACAGTTAAAATGCTTTCCGTAATATAGacaaaaattgcagaatcgctctgaAACAATTTTGGagaatattgataaattgaGTTGAAAATAACAGCCagattattcataacaaaacaTTGTGATGCTGTAGGAATTCAACACTTCTTCACCAACTTTTTTACCATTTTACTcgctttaaatttacacaccatgttgacattgggaacttttcatattaaatgcactgagttagagttatctcctgtatttcctttgataaacagaatatatagcaaattttcaatgaaattttacacgtatttatccatgcaaatgtgatattgtggaaacataagaTTAAGaacctcccgtgatttagcgtgaatgcaATGCGCATGCTCAAAGTTGTAAAATCccaaaaatccagatgatttccttaattttttgaaggaatttttgttgatgattaatagaaaataaataaaaataaaaacaaattgcaaaTATATCTTCAAGTACTAatgatgttcaaaatatataaaacaaaagacagtactttTCCGAtatctcggtattaaagcccaaataTTCGAGTCtatcattttaatatagtagtataaatATGGCTTCAGCATACTTTGTCGTACTCGTAagaatttatttgataaagtgTGTAAAAGTTACATTTCTTAATCATAGATTTCAGCCAAAAATTTCTTTTCTCAGTTTTTACATTCTATCAATTTTAGAAaatcattgtgaaaaaaatactcACCCCCTTGATAGAGATAAGCttcaatttcaatgaaaaagcAAAACGCGATTAACACCTCACATGCTCTTAATTCTCTGCGCATTTTTATGATTTGATTGCTATGGTAAAATACGCTTTTATGAGTTAACTTTGGGGTTTTTGGTGGTTTTATTTCCATATCTGTAAGTCTCTTTTTTCCGGAAAAATTTAAGCTGATCCTATCTCTTCGAAAAATATGTTGACGTTGGATCAGATTTTATGATAAAGCTGATATAAACGTTGCAGCTTGTCAGGCAGAACTGTTATTGTGAgaaataatgaacatttttactTACATCAAACACATGTATATGCATAACACATacattcttaatttttaatatagattaaaaacaataatattatgTAACAATTGAAACAATATATGAACATTATATCACGTAGGGCATTTAtgcataaacatttaaaaaggcAATGAATAGCATCGGTAAAGTTTAAGTTGATTCTCTAGATGCATGATCATAACAAATACTGCTTATAAATTATGAGATTCATTTAAATGATTCTTCAATGTTTTTTTCAGTTGGCcctatttttttatatttcgttctttttaaaaaatgtaaacagaGTATAATGCATTTTCATTTGAACTATGTGATTAGCTTTTAATTGATATAACATGAACATGTTCTAAAACGAAACGTAATAAAACTAGTAGATAGAAACCTTTttgtattgataaaaatatcagaAACAGCTGcttttatttggttttattttgacGACTGTATATATAGAC
This genomic interval carries:
- the LOC128163861 gene encoding deleted in malignant brain tumors 1 protein-like isoform X3, which produces MRRELRACEVLIAFCFFIEIEAYLYQGETLRLVGGSNRYEGRLEILTQRGWGERGRWGTICDNHLNDKLAVVACRSLGLPSNTPEAYGGALYGQGSGPVVWQGFKCNGSESRITSCMLIGLESINGSKQCTHDHDVSINCLPTRVTAVRLYGGENELEGRLEVYKQGRWGTVCDADLNDNLAVVVCRSLGLSWNTSKAYGGAIFGVGSGPIWMDTVNCSGSEANLTECRHRGWGVSDCDHGKDVSINCLPPNEGLVRLVGGPTQYEGRLEVSKFGRWGTVCDDYLNNNLSVVVCRSLGLPWKTSVAYGNAAYGEGSGPIWLNNVICSGSETSIKECKHTGWRSHYCDHSEDVSINCLPPDEGLVRLVGGPTQYEGRLEVSKFGRWGTVCDDYLNNNLSVVVCRSLGLPWKTSEAYRNAAYGEGSGPIWLYNVNCSGSETSITECKHKGRGSHYCWHSEDVSINCLPSDDNAVQLIGGVTDNEGRLQVYKFGRWRSVCFNELDDKLSAVVCRSLHLPWNTSMVFANEPFIDGAYKLRILCNGSEGSVDECKKQRYICQSEVFIFCLPPKEYDFRLVGEASDYEGRLLVYKLERWGTVCFDDRIIPFYDTVCQSLGLLWNSSKAVDRKRFYTEEILNCDVSERSIKECTWEHYSKCSSGKDVFISCLQSKDDLVASVHKPSNSPRQQFSINTWLISTLGAMVLLLLYKN
- the LOC128163861 gene encoding deleted in malignant brain tumors 1 protein-like isoform X2, whose product is MRRELRACEVLIAFCFFIEIEAYLYQGETLRLVGGSNRYEGRLEILTQRGWGERGRWGTICDNHLNDKLAVVACRSLGLPSNTPEAYGGALYGQGSGPVVWQGFKCNGSESRITSCMLIGLESINGSKQCTHDHDVSINCLPTRVTAVRLYGGENELEGRLEVYKQGRWGTVCDADLNDNLAVVVCRSLGLSWNTSKAYGGAIFGVGSGPIWMDTVNCSGSEANLTECRHRGWGVSDCDHGKDVSINCLPPNEGLVRLVGGPTQYEGRLEVSKFGRWGTVCDDYLNNNLSVVVCRSLGLPWKTSVAYGNAAYGEGSGPIWLNNVICSGSETSIKECKHTGWRSHYCDHSEDVSINCLPPDEGLVRLVGGPTQYEGRLEVSKFGRWGTVCDDYLNNNLSVVVCRSLGLPWKTSEAYRNAAYGEGSGPIWLYNVNCSGSETSITECKHKGRGSHYCWHSEDVSINCLPSDVTAVRLYGGENELEGRLEVYKQGRWGTVCDADLNDNLAVVVCRSLGLSWNTSKAYGGAIFGVGSGPIWMDTVNCSGSEANLTECRHRGWGVSDCDHGKDVSINCLPPNEGLVRLVGGPTQYEGRLEVSKFGRWGTVCDDYLNNNLSVVVCRSLGLPWKTSVAYGNAAYGEGSGPIWLNNVICSGSETSIKECKHTGWRSHYCDHGVDVSINCLPPDEGLVRLVGGPTQYEGRLEVSKFGRWGTVCDDYLNNNLSVVVCRSLGLPWKTSEAYRNAAYGEGSGPIWLYNVNCSGSETSITECKHKGWESHYCWHSEDVSINCLPSDDNAVQLIGGVTDNEGRLQVYKFGRWRSVCFNELDDKLSAVVCRSLDLPW
- the LOC128163861 gene encoding deleted in malignant brain tumors 1 protein-like isoform X1 yields the protein MRRELRACEVLIAFCFFIEIEAYLYQGETLRLVGGSNRYEGRLEILTQRGWGERGRWGTICDNHLNDKLAVVACRSLGLPSNTPEAYGGALYGQGSGPVVWQGFKCNGSESRITSCMLIGLESINGSKQCTHDHDVSINCLPTRVTAVRLYGGENELEGRLEVYKQGRWGTVCDADLNDNLAVVVCRSLGLSWNTSKAYGGAIFGVGSGPIWMDTVNCSGSEANLTECRHRGWGVSDCDHGKDVSINCLPPNEGLVRLVGGPTQYEGRLEVSKFGRWGTVCDDYLNNNLSVVVCRSLGLPWKTSVAYGNAAYGEGSGPIWLNNVICSGSETSIKECKHTGWRSHYCDHSEDVSINCLPPDEGLVRLVGGPTQYEGRLEVSKFGRWGTVCDDYLNNNLSVVVCRSLGLPWKTSEAYRNAAYGEGSGPIWLYNVNCSGSETSITECKHKGRGSHYCWHSEDVSINCLPSDVTAVRLYGGENELEGRLEVYKQGRWGTVCDADLNDNLAVVVCRSLGLSWNTSKAYGGAIFGVGSGPIWMDTVNCSGSEANLTECRHRGWGVSDCDHGKDVSINCLPPNEGLVRLVGGPTQYEGRLEVSKFGRWGTVCDDYLNNNLSVVVCRSLGLPWKTSVAYGNAAYGEGSGPIWLNNVICSGSETSIKECKHTGWRSHYCDHGVDVSINCLPPDEGLVRLVGGPTQYEGRLEVSKFGRWGTVCDDYLNNNLSVVVCRSLGLPWKTSEAYRNAAYGEGSGPIWLYNVNCSGSETSITECKHKGWESHYCWHSEDVSINCLPSDDNAVQLIGGVTDNEGRLQVYKFGRWRSVCFNELDDKLSAVVCRSLDLPWNTSMVFANEPFIDGAYKLRILCNGSERSVDKCKKQRYICQSEVFIFCLPPEGKSLHSHFF